A DNA window from Leptolyngbya sp. KIOST-1 contains the following coding sequences:
- a CDS encoding FGGY-family carbohydrate kinase, with product MTHLPLALGLDFGTSGVRAAVVDPQRHLCWQERQPYPAQPAPEGWRQALFELLGALPGAIAPQIGKIAIDGTSGTVVLCDRSGAALTPPLLYNHPCPESLATLKAIAPNSPAASATSSLAKLIWWHQSLSADLWSQAAYLLHQADWLSAQIHGQWGLSDYHNSLKLGYDVGNQGYPPDMLRQPWSAVLPRVVAPGERVGPVTAAITQRFGLSPHCQVVAGTTDSIAAFLASGASAPGDGVTSLGSTLVIKLLSDRRIDAAEYGIYSHRLGHLWLVGGASNTGGAVLETFFDRDALATLSQQIDPAVPTTLDYYPLSQPGERFPTNDPNLPPRLTPRPEDDAEFLHGLLLGMARIERRGYTLLAELGASPLRQIYTAGGGAANETWGQLRAGLMPVPIKTAASVEAAVGSAYLALGLPTTD from the coding sequence GTGACTCACCTGCCCCTAGCCTTGGGCCTAGACTTTGGCACCTCTGGGGTGCGTGCCGCTGTGGTCGATCCGCAGCGGCATCTTTGTTGGCAGGAGCGACAACCCTACCCCGCTCAACCCGCCCCTGAGGGCTGGCGACAGGCGCTGTTTGAGCTGCTGGGGGCTCTGCCGGGGGCGATCGCCCCCCAGATCGGAAAAATCGCCATCGACGGCACTTCGGGAACGGTGGTGTTGTGCGATCGCAGCGGAGCCGCTCTGACCCCGCCGCTGCTCTACAACCACCCCTGCCCCGAAAGCCTGGCTACGCTGAAGGCGATCGCTCCCAACAGCCCCGCCGCCAGCGCTACCTCCAGCCTGGCCAAGCTGATCTGGTGGCACCAGAGCCTGTCCGCCGATCTCTGGTCGCAAGCGGCTTACCTGCTGCACCAGGCCGACTGGCTCAGCGCCCAGATCCACGGTCAGTGGGGCCTGAGCGACTACCACAATAGCCTCAAGCTCGGCTATGACGTGGGCAACCAAGGCTATCCGCCAGACATGCTGCGGCAGCCCTGGAGTGCTGTGCTGCCTCGGGTGGTGGCTCCGGGGGAGCGGGTGGGGCCGGTGACAGCCGCGATCACCCAGCGGTTTGGACTGTCGCCCCATTGCCAGGTGGTGGCCGGAACCACCGACAGCATTGCGGCCTTTCTCGCCAGTGGGGCCAGTGCCCCTGGCGATGGCGTGACCTCGCTGGGCTCGACCCTGGTGATCAAGCTGCTCAGCGATCGCCGCATCGATGCAGCAGAGTACGGCATCTACAGCCACCGCCTGGGCCACCTCTGGCTGGTGGGCGGTGCGTCCAATACTGGCGGTGCCGTGCTCGAAACCTTCTTCGATCGAGATGCGCTAGCGACCCTGAGCCAGCAGATCGACCCTGCGGTGCCCACGACCCTCGACTATTACCCCCTGTCCCAACCGGGAGAGCGATTCCCCACCAACGATCCCAATCTCCCCCCCCGTCTTACCCCTCGCCCCGAGGATGATGCCGAATTTTTGCACGGTCTGCTGCTGGGCATGGCCCGCATCGAGCGGCGGGGCTACACCCTGCTGGCTGAGCTGGGAGCCTCGCCACTGCGGCAGATCTATACCGCTGGAGGCGGTGCTGCCAACGAGACCTGGGGACAGCTGCGGGCCGGGCTGATGCCGGTACCAATCAAAACCGCCGCCTCGGTTGAGGCGGCGGTGGGCAGTGCCTATTTGGCGCTGGGTCTACCTACTACAGATTGA
- the petG gene encoding cytochrome b6-f complex subunit V: MVEPLLSGIVLGLIPVTLAGLFVAAYMQYRRGNQFNL; encoded by the coding sequence GTGGTTGAGCCGTTGCTGAGTGGCATTGTTCTCGGGTTGATTCCGGTTACCCTAGCTGGGCTGTTTGTGGCTGCCTATATGCAGTATCGCCGGGGCAACCAGTTCAATCTGTAG
- a CDS encoding cobyrinate a,c-diamide synthase, which translates to MLSGGLVIAGERSGVGKTTVTLALLAALAQKSERVQSFKVGPDYIDPMFHRQATGRPCYNLDPILTSETYVQQCFAHRCRDAEFALVEGVMGLFDGASGRSDVASTAHVARLLNLPVLLVVDCGRLSRSVLAIIHGYRTLDPRVQIAGVVLNRVGSDRHLDLLTEAIASLDIPILGVLRRQDAIALPDRHLGLVPTAELPQLPDILDRLATLGHTSFTWTALIPLLTLHPSPSSPSSPSSPPHLISSSPPTPKPRLAIAQDAAFSFYYPDNLDILTALGAELVPWSPLQEEHPPADIDGLYFGGGFPEMFAAALAANQGLRTQLKVLLQAGLPAYAECGGLMYLATTLIDLDDRPWPMVGLLPTTVRMQSRLTLGYRRAKVQRPSVLLAEGQTVWGHEFHRSQTDRLPDCPVYQLQRYGAEQPHGAEGWSLHRVQASYLHLHWGGCPEVAQALVTACSRYRQNREQAA; encoded by the coding sequence ATGTTGTCTGGGGGTTTAGTCATTGCAGGCGAGCGCAGCGGCGTGGGCAAAACCACCGTTACCCTGGCCCTGCTGGCCGCCCTGGCGCAGAAATCGGAGCGGGTGCAGTCGTTCAAGGTGGGGCCAGACTACATCGACCCCATGTTTCACCGCCAGGCGACGGGCCGCCCCTGCTACAATCTCGACCCCATTCTCACCTCAGAGACCTACGTGCAGCAGTGCTTTGCCCACCGCTGCCGCGATGCCGAGTTTGCCCTGGTCGAAGGAGTCATGGGCCTGTTTGACGGTGCGTCAGGGCGATCGGATGTGGCCAGCACTGCCCACGTGGCCCGGCTACTGAACCTGCCCGTGCTGCTGGTGGTGGACTGCGGGCGACTGTCGCGATCGGTGCTGGCGATTATCCACGGCTACCGCACCCTGGATCCTCGGGTGCAGATCGCCGGGGTAGTGCTGAATCGGGTGGGCAGCGATCGCCACCTCGACCTGCTCACCGAGGCGATCGCCAGCCTGGATATCCCCATTCTGGGGGTGCTGCGGCGCCAGGATGCGATCGCCCTGCCCGACCGTCACCTCGGCCTCGTTCCCACCGCCGAACTGCCCCAGTTGCCCGACATTCTCGATCGCCTCGCCACCCTCGGCCACACCAGCTTCACCTGGACTGCCCTCATCCCCCTCCTCACCCTTCACCCCTCCCCCTCATCCCCCTCATCTCCCTCATCCCCCCCCCACCTCATCTCCTCATCTCCCCCCACCCCCAAGCCCCGCCTCGCGATCGCCCAGGACGCTGCCTTCAGCTTCTACTACCCCGACAACCTGGACATTCTCACCGCCCTGGGAGCCGAACTGGTGCCCTGGAGCCCGCTACAGGAGGAGCACCCGCCCGCCGATATCGATGGCCTGTACTTTGGCGGTGGGTTTCCTGAGATGTTCGCCGCGGCACTGGCGGCCAACCAAGGGCTGCGAACCCAGCTAAAAGTGCTCCTGCAGGCAGGATTGCCCGCCTACGCCGAGTGCGGCGGGCTGATGTACCTGGCCACCACCCTGATCGACTTGGACGATCGGCCCTGGCCTATGGTGGGGCTGTTGCCGACCACCGTGCGGATGCAATCACGGCTTACCCTGGGCTACCGCAGGGCGAAGGTTCAGCGGCCCAGCGTTTTGTTGGCCGAGGGGCAAACGGTGTGGGGGCACGAGTTTCATCGGTCTCAGACCGACCGGTTGCCAGACTGCCCGGTTTACCAACTCCAGCGCTACGGAGCTGAGCAACCCCACGGGGCCGAGGGCTGGAGTTTGCATCGGGTGCAGGCCTCGTACCTGCACCTGCACTGGGGCGGCTGCCCGGAGGTGGCCCAGGCGCTGGTGACGGCTTGCTCCCGATACCGCCAGAACCGGGAGCAAGCGGCATAA
- a CDS encoding DUF1622 domain-containing protein produces the protein MDIQLLGTNLADLVWALSGILISTCQLLAIFVISVGIVRALVIFLRSSLFRPQTTTAFQRSRLAMGYAFSLGLSFLVGASILKTMLSSQWEEIARLVMIIAVRTALNLLLERAIRNSQAFDESLALDNNGKEVAPEAAIASS, from the coding sequence ATGGACATACAACTACTGGGCACCAACCTGGCCGACCTGGTGTGGGCCTTGAGCGGAATTTTGATCAGCACCTGCCAACTGCTGGCGATCTTTGTGATCTCGGTGGGTATTGTTCGGGCTCTGGTAATTTTTCTGCGATCGTCACTGTTCAGGCCGCAAACCACCACCGCTTTTCAGCGCAGTCGTCTGGCTATGGGCTATGCCTTCTCGCTGGGGCTGAGTTTTCTAGTCGGAGCCAGTATTCTCAAAACGATGCTGTCGAGCCAGTGGGAAGAGATTGCCCGGCTGGTAATGATCATTGCCGTGCGGACGGCGCTGAACCTGTTGCTGGAGCGCGCAATTCGCAACAGTCAGGCGTTCGACGAGTCCCTGGCCCTCGACAATAACGGCAAGGAAGTTGCACCTGAAGCCGCGATCGCCAGTTCCTAG
- the cysS gene encoding cysteine--tRNA ligase, translated as MSVVLYNTLSRQKEPLETLEPGRVKMYCCGVTVYDYSHLGHARCYVAWDTVRRYLLWRGYAVHYVQNFTDIDDKILNRAKTENSTMQTVAERYTAAYLEDIARLNVMEADEYTYATKTLDGIQRLIGELETKGYAYPANGDVYYAVRKFEGYGKLSGRKLDDMQAGASGRVAAEDSIKQDPFDFALWKGAKEGEPFWESPWGPGRPGWHIECSAMIRDRLGDTIDIHMGGGDLVFPHHENEIAQSEAATGHPLSRYWMHNGMVNVGGEKMSKSLGNFTTIRDLLDAPNGPDPMAVRLFLLQGSYRKPVDFTDEAIAAAQTSWGTLQDGLRFGYQFGARLGWADVEDGAFGDPAAMRIDRESEPVRAFQTAMDDDFNTAGGLAVLFDLAKDLRRTGNVITHTGEADRDSATLRQQWQTLVCLAQVLGLEAQPESGEATESGLSDGEIEALLTQRREARAAKNFAEGDRIRDQLQAAGITLIDKPGGVTEWHR; from the coding sequence ATGAGCGTCGTTCTCTACAACACCCTGTCTCGCCAGAAAGAACCCCTCGAAACCCTGGAGCCGGGCCGGGTGAAGATGTACTGCTGCGGTGTGACGGTGTACGACTACTCCCACCTGGGCCACGCCCGCTGCTACGTGGCCTGGGACACCGTGCGGCGCTACCTGCTGTGGCGGGGCTACGCCGTCCACTACGTGCAAAACTTCACCGACATCGACGACAAAATTCTCAACCGGGCCAAGACTGAAAACTCCACCATGCAGACGGTAGCCGAGCGCTACACCGCCGCCTATCTCGAAGATATTGCCCGCCTGAATGTGATGGAGGCCGACGAGTACACCTACGCCACTAAAACCCTGGACGGCATTCAGCGATTGATCGGCGAACTGGAAACCAAGGGCTACGCCTACCCCGCCAACGGCGATGTGTACTATGCCGTCCGTAAGTTCGAGGGCTACGGCAAACTCTCAGGCCGCAAGCTCGACGACATGCAGGCCGGGGCCAGCGGCCGGGTAGCGGCGGAGGACTCGATCAAGCAGGACCCCTTCGACTTTGCCCTGTGGAAAGGGGCAAAAGAGGGCGAACCCTTCTGGGAGTCCCCCTGGGGGCCGGGCCGACCGGGCTGGCACATCGAGTGCTCGGCCATGATCCGCGATCGCCTGGGGGACACCATTGATATTCATATGGGCGGCGGCGACCTGGTATTTCCCCACCACGAAAACGAAATTGCCCAGTCGGAGGCCGCCACAGGCCACCCCCTCTCCCGCTACTGGATGCACAACGGCATGGTGAACGTGGGCGGTGAGAAGATGTCCAAGTCCCTCGGCAACTTCACCACCATCCGCGACCTGCTAGATGCCCCCAACGGCCCCGACCCCATGGCGGTGCGGCTGTTTTTGCTCCAGGGCAGCTACCGCAAGCCGGTAGATTTTACCGACGAGGCGATCGCCGCCGCCCAAACGAGCTGGGGTACTCTCCAGGACGGGCTGCGGTTTGGCTACCAGTTTGGGGCCAGGCTGGGCTGGGCCGATGTGGAAGATGGGGCCTTTGGCGATCCGGCGGCCATGCGGATTGACCGGGAGAGCGAACCCGTCCGGGCCTTCCAGACCGCCATGGATGACGACTTCAACACCGCTGGCGGGCTGGCGGTGCTGTTTGACCTGGCCAAGGACCTGCGCCGGACGGGCAATGTGATTACCCACACGGGCGAGGCCGATCGCGACAGTGCCACCCTGCGCCAGCAGTGGCAAACCCTGGTCTGCCTGGCCCAGGTGCTGGGGTTAGAGGCCCAGCCAGAGAGCGGGGAGGCTACTGAATCTGGGCTCTCCGATGGCGAGATTGAAGCGCTGCTGACCCAGCGGCGGGAGGCCAGGGCAGCGAAGAACTTTGCCGAGGGCGATCGCATCCGCGACCAACTCCAGGCCGCAGGCATCACCCTGATCGACAAGCCCGGCGGCGTCACCGAGTGGCACCGCTAG
- a CDS encoding arylamine N-acetyltransferase family protein, with the protein MATPLAAAELDAYCQRIGYSGDRTPTLATLQGIHWHHPQAIAFENLSSFLGQPVPLDLPALVQKLVYSGRGGYCFEQNGLLQAVLTTLGFRFTGLGARVLWNLPPDTVTPRSHMVLLVEIAGEPHIADVGFGGLTLTAPLRLVPNLVQETPHERFRLVETEGLYTLQVQLAETWKPLYQFDLQPQYPCDYGVSNWHVSTHPTSLFVNTLIAARVDGERRYGLRNSELTTHSLAGTTEKRRLANAAELETVLSEVFKLNLPENSDFSHLFAA; encoded by the coding sequence GTGGCTACTCCCCTTGCGGCGGCTGAGCTGGACGCCTACTGTCAGCGCATTGGCTATAGCGGCGATCGCACCCCTACCCTGGCCACATTGCAGGGCATTCACTGGCACCATCCCCAGGCGATCGCCTTCGAAAACCTCAGCTCGTTTCTGGGTCAGCCTGTGCCCCTCGATCTGCCCGCGCTGGTGCAAAAGCTGGTGTATAGCGGGCGCGGTGGCTACTGCTTTGAGCAAAACGGACTGCTGCAGGCGGTGCTCACCACCCTGGGGTTCAGGTTCACCGGGCTGGGGGCCAGGGTGCTGTGGAACCTGCCCCCCGACACCGTTACTCCCCGCAGTCATATGGTGCTGCTGGTGGAGATTGCGGGCGAACCCCACATCGCCGACGTGGGCTTTGGCGGGCTGACCCTGACCGCGCCACTGCGGCTGGTGCCCAACCTGGTGCAGGAGACCCCCCACGAGCGCTTTCGGCTGGTCGAGACCGAGGGGCTGTATACGCTTCAGGTGCAGCTGGCCGAAACCTGGAAACCGCTGTACCAGTTTGACCTGCAACCCCAGTATCCCTGCGACTACGGGGTGAGCAACTGGCATGTGTCCACCCACCCCACCTCGCTGTTTGTCAACACCCTGATTGCGGCTCGGGTCGATGGCGAACGCCGCTACGGCCTGCGCAATAGCGAACTCACCACCCATTCTCTGGCGGGAACCACCGAAAAACGCCGTCTTGCCAATGCCGCCGAGCTAGAAACGGTGCTGAGTGAGGTGTTTAAGCTTAACCTGCCCGAAAACAGCGATTTTAGCCACTTGTTTGCCGCCTAA
- a CDS encoding pentapeptide repeat-containing protein: MVSRSSLCRMLVATLMVLTLCVSWVSPAAATSYDRQNLRKSDWSNQDLRGNDYTRADMADADMSHTNLRGVRLFDTTLARADMTGADMTGATLDGARFFQANLTDAILEGAYAFGTDFREATITGADFTDVLLDPKVNKMLCAVAEGTNPVTGRNTRDTLYCP, encoded by the coding sequence ATGGTCAGTCGATCCAGCCTGTGCCGAATGTTGGTAGCCACGCTGATGGTGCTAACCCTTTGCGTTAGCTGGGTCAGCCCGGCTGCGGCCACCAGCTACGATCGCCAAAACCTGAGAAAGTCTGACTGGTCAAACCAGGACCTGCGCGGCAACGACTACACCCGCGCCGACATGGCCGACGCCGACATGAGCCACACCAACCTGCGCGGCGTGCGCCTGTTCGATACCACCCTGGCCCGCGCCGACATGACCGGGGCCGATATGACCGGCGCCACCCTCGACGGAGCCCGGTTCTTTCAGGCCAACCTCACCGACGCCATTCTGGAGGGGGCCTACGCCTTTGGCACCGACTTCCGCGAGGCCACCATTACCGGGGCCGACTTTACCGACGTCCTGCTCGACCCCAAGGTGAACAAGATGCTCTGTGCCGTAGCCGAGGGCACCAACCCGGTGACCGGGCGCAACACCCGCGACACCCTCTACTGCCCCTAA
- a CDS encoding DUF4278 domain-containing protein yields MKLTYRGVSYDYTPPTVESNVTDDAGKFRGVDIRFRTVKKAPVQKPTLDMVYRGVAYQSGTPEMAPVAEAAPVVEIASVETPAPAAAATLNAEDRARMRMINRHRSVKQRQQSMLGRLATEAGLPEDAAKYWNHIQGKVHPSFWATYSRSGGAAS; encoded by the coding sequence ATGAAACTTACCTATCGCGGTGTTAGCTACGACTACACCCCCCCCACCGTAGAGTCCAACGTTACCGATGACGCTGGCAAATTCCGTGGCGTAGACATTCGGTTTCGCACCGTCAAAAAAGCGCCGGTCCAAAAACCCACCCTGGACATGGTCTATCGCGGTGTGGCTTACCAGTCCGGTACCCCTGAGATGGCTCCCGTGGCCGAAGCAGCCCCTGTGGTCGAAATCGCTTCCGTAGAGACTCCCGCCCCCGCTGCCGCCGCCACCCTCAATGCCGAAGATCGCGCCCGTATGCGCATGATCAACCGCCATCGCTCCGTGAAGCAGCGCCAGCAGTCAATGCTGGGCCGCCTGGCCACCGAAGCAGGACTGCCTGAAGATGCGGCCAAGTACTGGAACCACATCCAGGGCAAGGTCCACCCCAGCTTCTGGGCCACCTACAGCCGTAGCGGTGGCGCGGCTAGCTAA
- a CDS encoding 2'-5' RNA ligase family protein, with amino-acid sequence MAKATADRFFVALLPPQPLQAEITTIKQEIWQRFGSQAALRSPPHITLQPPFLWPQGDVTRLEQHLNAFAQTQFAIPVQLRGYSAFVPRVVYIDVVQTPELMAVQPAIAAHLEATCGIVDRVGKTRPFTPHLTVGFRDLSPAAFRQAWAEFESRPFEAEFLTQTLTLLRHDGRVWEIFSGFPLQPSTA; translated from the coding sequence ATGGCTAAGGCTACCGCCGATCGCTTCTTTGTTGCTCTACTGCCGCCCCAGCCATTGCAGGCGGAGATTACAACCATCAAGCAGGAGATCTGGCAGCGCTTTGGTAGCCAAGCCGCCCTCAGGTCGCCGCCCCACATCACTCTGCAGCCGCCTTTTTTGTGGCCCCAAGGCGACGTGACCAGGCTAGAGCAGCACCTGAACGCCTTTGCCCAAACCCAGTTTGCCATTCCGGTTCAGCTCAGGGGCTATAGCGCCTTTGTCCCTCGGGTGGTCTATATCGATGTGGTACAGACGCCGGAACTGATGGCGGTACAGCCCGCGATCGCCGCCCATCTAGAAGCAACCTGCGGCATTGTAGACCGGGTCGGCAAAACCCGCCCGTTTACTCCCCACCTCACCGTTGGCTTTCGAGACCTCAGCCCGGCTGCCTTTCGCCAAGCCTGGGCCGAGTTTGAGTCGCGCCCCTTTGAGGCTGAATTCCTGACCCAGACCCTCACGCTGCTGCGCCACGATGGCCGCGTGTGGGAAATTTTCTCTGGGTTTCCCCTCCAGCCCTCAACCGCTTGA
- a CDS encoding Tex family protein yields MTTTAQTTIARTIAAELELRPAQIEASLDLFAEGATVPFVARYRKERTGNLDEVQLRQIAERHQYLTELEDRRQTVLTEIDAQGKLTADLRAKILACQQKTELEDLYLPYRPKRRTRATMAKEKGLEPLAQQIEALNLSGRKANLSQAAQAFVKPDQGVMSVSDALQGAADILAEQVAERAELRRYVRDRLLQQGQFTASIKKDHPEGTTKYEMYRAYRATGRAIASHNLLALLRGEREGILKVGLEVEPEPILHHLEKRLIKTPVPEVRQFYRTLIQDAYSRLMKPSLTSEVMTEKKAWADEVSIQTFEANLKNLLLSPPAGMKPTLGVDPGFRTGCKVAAVDGTGKFLEYQTVFPHQSARQRQQAAETLAGLIRKHHIELIAIGNGTASRETDAFVGEVLKTLSNPPVKVFVNESGASIYSASEVAAAEFPDLDVTVRGAISIARRLQDPLAELVKIDPKSIGVGQYQHDVDQKRLRQKLDETIESCVNYVGVDLNMASRELLTYVSGLTPAVANNIVEFRNSNGAFQSRRDLLKVKKLGPKAFEQAAGFLRIRNGKNPLDNTAVHPESYGIVDAIAADLAIPVTQLPQAANRLQRLDIQKYTTATAGELTLRDILQELEKPGRDPRQQFTYARFQEGINDITDLKPGMTLEGSVTNVTNFGAFVDIGVHQDGLVHISQMADRFVSDPNDIVKVGQVVTVRVLEVDPKLKRIGLSMRAAS; encoded by the coding sequence ATGACGACCACTGCCCAGACGACTATTGCCCGGACCATCGCTGCCGAGCTAGAGCTGCGCCCCGCCCAGATCGAGGCCAGCCTGGACCTGTTTGCCGAAGGGGCCACGGTGCCCTTTGTGGCCCGCTACCGCAAGGAGCGCACCGGCAACCTGGACGAAGTGCAGCTGCGGCAGATTGCCGAACGCCACCAGTACTTGACCGAACTGGAGGATCGACGGCAGACGGTGCTGACGGAGATCGACGCCCAGGGTAAGCTGACCGCCGACCTCAGGGCCAAAATTCTGGCCTGCCAGCAAAAGACCGAGCTGGAGGATCTCTACCTGCCCTACCGACCAAAGCGCCGCACCCGCGCCACCATGGCCAAGGAAAAGGGCCTGGAACCCCTGGCCCAGCAGATTGAGGCGTTAAACCTGTCGGGCCGCAAGGCAAATCTGAGTCAGGCCGCGCAGGCGTTTGTGAAGCCAGACCAGGGGGTTATGTCGGTCAGTGATGCCCTCCAGGGGGCGGCGGATATTTTGGCGGAACAGGTGGCGGAGCGGGCCGAACTGCGGCGGTACGTGCGCGATCGCCTGCTCCAGCAGGGCCAGTTCACCGCCAGCATCAAAAAAGACCACCCCGAGGGCACCACCAAGTACGAAATGTACCGGGCCTACCGGGCGACCGGGCGGGCGATCGCCTCCCACAACCTGCTAGCGCTCCTGCGGGGCGAGCGAGAGGGCATTCTCAAAGTGGGGCTGGAGGTCGAGCCAGAGCCCATTTTGCACCACCTCGAAAAGCGGCTGATCAAAACCCCGGTGCCCGAGGTTCGCCAGTTCTACCGCACCCTGATCCAGGACGCCTACAGCCGTCTGATGAAGCCCTCGTTGACCAGCGAGGTGATGACGGAGAAAAAAGCCTGGGCCGATGAGGTGTCGATTCAGACCTTTGAGGCCAACCTCAAGAATTTGCTGCTATCGCCCCCGGCGGGGATGAAGCCCACCCTGGGGGTAGACCCGGGCTTTCGCACCGGCTGCAAGGTGGCCGCGGTAGATGGCACCGGCAAATTTTTGGAATACCAGACGGTGTTTCCGCACCAGTCGGCCCGGCAGCGGCAGCAGGCCGCCGAAACCCTGGCCGGGCTGATTCGCAAGCACCACATCGAGCTGATCGCGATCGGCAACGGCACCGCCAGCCGCGAGACCGACGCCTTTGTGGGGGAGGTGCTCAAAACCCTGTCGAACCCGCCCGTAAAGGTGTTCGTGAATGAGTCGGGGGCCTCGATCTACTCGGCCAGTGAGGTGGCGGCGGCAGAGTTCCCCGACCTGGATGTGACGGTGCGAGGGGCGATTAGCATTGCCCGTCGCCTGCAGGACCCGCTGGCGGAGCTGGTGAAAATTGACCCCAAGTCCATTGGTGTGGGCCAGTACCAGCACGATGTCGACCAAAAGCGGCTGCGGCAAAAGCTCGACGAGACCATCGAGAGCTGCGTTAACTACGTGGGGGTAGATCTGAACATGGCCTCCCGTGAGCTGCTCACCTACGTGTCGGGGCTAACTCCGGCGGTGGCCAACAATATCGTCGAATTTCGCAACAGCAACGGAGCCTTTCAGTCGCGGCGCGACCTGCTCAAGGTGAAGAAACTGGGGCCGAAGGCCTTCGAACAGGCGGCGGGTTTTTTGCGCATTCGCAACGGCAAAAACCCGCTGGACAACACGGCAGTGCACCCGGAGAGCTACGGCATCGTCGATGCGATCGCCGCCGACCTGGCCATACCGGTCACCCAGCTTCCCCAGGCGGCCAACCGGCTCCAGCGCCTCGACATTCAGAAATACACCACCGCCACCGCCGGCGAACTCACCCTGCGCGACATTTTGCAGGAGCTGGAGAAACCCGGTCGGGACCCCCGCCAGCAGTTTACCTACGCCCGCTTTCAGGAGGGCATCAACGACATCACCGACCTGAAGCCGGGAATGACCCTGGAGGGCAGCGTCACCAACGTCACCAACTTTGGGGCCTTTGTCGATATCGGGGTTCACCAGGACGGGCTGGTGCACATTTCGCAGATGGCCGATCGCTTCGTCAGCGACCCCAACGACATTGTCAAGGTGGGCCAGGTGGTAACGGTGCGGGTGCTGGAGGTCGACCCCAAGCTCAAGCGCATCGGCCTCTCCATGCGGGCGGCATCCTGA
- a CDS encoding SixA phosphatase family protein, with protein MTKHLILFRHGKSDWSAGSGRDRDRPVAERGITAAKTMGKLLAAAGKVPDFAITSSAVRARTTLELATEAGGWRCPQEVTDELYEASIEQVLGVIHRLPNHYRSAMLVGHQPTWSDAISYFMGGGAATMPTAAMACLEFEVSAWAQVEYGRGTLLWLLPPRLFV; from the coding sequence ATGACCAAACACCTGATTCTCTTTCGTCACGGTAAATCAGACTGGAGTGCCGGCTCTGGCCGGGATCGCGATCGCCCCGTGGCCGAGCGGGGTATTACCGCCGCCAAAACCATGGGCAAACTGCTGGCGGCGGCGGGTAAAGTCCCCGATTTTGCTATCACCTCGTCGGCGGTGCGGGCTCGCACCACCCTGGAACTCGCCACCGAGGCCGGCGGCTGGCGCTGTCCCCAGGAGGTCACCGACGAGCTCTACGAAGCCTCGATCGAGCAGGTGCTGGGGGTGATTCATCGGCTGCCAAACCACTACAGGTCCGCCATGCTGGTCGGCCACCAGCCCACCTGGTCCGACGCCATTTCCTACTTCATGGGGGGTGGTGCGGCGACGATGCCCACTGCCGCCATGGCCTGTCTGGAGTTTGAGGTGTCCGCCTGGGCCCAGGTCGAGTACGGTCGCGGCACGCTGCTGTGGTTGCTGCCCCCTCGTCTATTTGTTTAG
- a CDS encoding ISAs1 family transposase: MGTQTAIAHQIIEGGGDYILSLKGNQGNIHEDVEQVFTWARQQDFKDISHEFHQTITPGHGRIDIRRHWLLDGVEHLINAERWVGLKRVGLVEAERRILGQPPTIEQRYYLVSFDGDVQRFAQGVRSHWGIENQLHWVLDVAFHEDASRIRKDHAPANLAVVRHIALNLLRQDAFAKGGIKAKRLQAGWDNDYLIRLLSS, encoded by the coding sequence ATGGGCACTCAAACCGCCATTGCTCACCAGATTATCGAAGGCGGTGGCGACTACATCTTGAGCCTTAAAGGCAATCAGGGCAACATTCACGAGGATGTCGAGCAGGTGTTTACCTGGGCGCGGCAGCAGGACTTTAAGGACATCTCCCACGAGTTTCATCAGACCATCACCCCTGGGCACGGGCGCATCGACATCCGCCGCCACTGGTTGCTCGATGGGGTCGAGCACCTCATCAACGCTGAGCGCTGGGTTGGCTTAAAACGCGTTGGCCTCGTGGAGGCTGAACGCCGTATCCTCGGTCAACCCCCGACCATTGAGCAGCGCTACTATCTCGTTAGTTTTGACGGCGATGTCCAACGCTTTGCCCAAGGGGTGCGCAGCCACTGGGGTATTGAAAACCAGCTCCACTGGGTGCTCGATGTCGCCTTCCACGAAGATGCCTCTCGAATTCGTAAAGACCACGCCCCCGCTAATCTGGCCGTCGTCCGTCACATCGCCCTCAATCTGCTGCGTCAGGACGCTTTTGCCAAAGGGGGTATCAAGGCTAAACGCTTGCAAGCAGGATGGGATAATGACTACCTAATTCGGCTACTCTCCTCCTGA